One part of the Humulus lupulus chromosome 9, drHumLupu1.1, whole genome shotgun sequence genome encodes these proteins:
- the LOC133799539 gene encoding protein FAR1-RELATED SEQUENCE 2-like: MREQVMSMKRARIKTSQIWNYMVEVHDGWENVGCIKDDLYKGICKKYSTWDDCDTSIAMGYLEAKKGSDNMFFYKYDVDKKNRLKNLFWSDRTSQVDYQLFGDCLAFDSTYKTNRYGKPLVILLGSNNHDKTCVFGAALLDNETSTTYDWHVHNIAFHQELKKFIFRYYKEEEWEDNWKVTVKKYRLIGNAWVEAQYGTRKQWADTFLRGIYFGGATATGRCESMNAFLKRDLQNKIPLWMFIRHFDHALSMLRYNEMKEHYKTNLTEPVLNQTTMPCVEDEISSIFTREIFTRIRKEIRRGDNYIVLKDDKIPGYTLCLVKKYIGSGLKRKVLISNDGDDVRCDCYSLETKGIPCRHIFISLKNLERRSLPICLVNRRWLKDAKEVQLLTQGNERKCPHPEVIENSRYGGVTTQTTITLYLATRSREAFQKAMKVISELNAELEKMPPDEELKHPQNDEGVFPNNILDSQIKKTKGRPTTASLSKSFSGGAKKRKPKKSLLHCKYCGEVGHDSRNCSMQPKSTTKKNGHSKNKKKKINP, from the exons ATGAGGGAACAAGTTATGTCAATGAAGAGAGCCAGAATTAAGACATCCCAAATTTGGAATTACATGGTAGAAGTTCATGATGGTTGGGAAAATGTGGGATGTATCAAAGATGACTTGTACAAGGGAATTTGTAAAAAATATTCAACTTGGGATGATTGTGACACGTCCATAGCAATGGGTTATCTCGAAGCAAAAAAAGGGTCGGACAACATGTTTTTCTACAAGTATGATGtagataaaaaaaatagattgaaaAATTTATTCTGGTCTGACAGGACTTCCCAGGTTGATTACcaattatttggtgattgttTGGCTTTTGATTCTACTTACAAAACCAATag GTACGGAAAGCCATTAGTAATATTACTTGGGTCTAATAATCATGACAAAACGTGTGTGTTTGGAGCTGCACTTCTTGATAATGAGACTTCGACCACATATGATTGG CATGTACACAATATAGCATTCcatcaagaattgaagaaatttaTTTTCAG gtATTACAAGGAGGAAGAATGGGAGGATAATTGGAAAGTGACTGTGAAGAAATATAGATTGATAGGGAATGCATGGGTGGAAGCACAATATGGCACAAGAAAGCAGTGGGCAGATACTTTTCTTCGTGGTATTTATTTTGGTGGAGCTACTGCTACCGGTAGATGCGAATCTATGAATGCATTCTTGAAAAGAGATTTGCAAAATAAAATACCATTGTGGATGTTTATACGACACTTTGACCATGCTTTATCTATGTTACGTTACAATGAGATGAAAGAACACTACAAAACTAATTTGACTGAACCAGTTTTGAACCAGACAACTATGCCGTGTGTGGAGGATGAAATTTCTTCAATTTTCACAAGGGAAATTTTTACAAGGATAAGAAAGGAGATACGGCGTGGCGATAATTATATTGTCCTAAAGGATGATAAGATACCAGGTTACACTCTTTGTTTGGTGAAAAAATATATTGGTTCTGGATTAAAGCGCAAAGTGTTAATCTCCAACGATGGGGATGATGTGCGATGTGATTGCTATTCTCTTGAGACAAAAGGAATTCCATGTAGacatatttttatttcattgaaGAATTTGGAGAGAAGAAGTTTGCCAATTTGTTTGGTAAATAGACGTTGGCTAAAAGATGCTAAAGAAGTTCAACTGTTAACTCAAGGTAATGAAAGAAAGTGTCCTCATCCTGAAGTTATTGAAAATTCTAGGTACGGTGGTGTAACCACACAAACTACTATCACGTTGTACCTTGCTACAAGATCACGAGAAGCATTTCAAAAGGCTATGAAAGTTATATCAGAGTTGAATGCAGAATTGGAAAAAATGCCACCAGATGAAGAGTTAAAACATCCTCAAAATGATGAAGGAGTATTTCCTAATAATATTTTGGACTCTCAGATTAAAAAAACAAAAGGCAGACCAACTACAGCCAGTTTGTCGAAATCATTCTCTGGGGGTGCAAAGAAGAGAAAACCAAAAAAATCGCTATTACATTGCAAGTATTGTGGTGAGGTTGGACATGATTCAAGGAATTGTTCTATGCAGCCAAAGTCCACTACAAAGAAAAATGGTCATtcgaagaataagaagaaaaaaatcaatcCATGA